A genomic region of Oceaniferula marina contains the following coding sequences:
- a CDS encoding alpha/beta fold hydrolase, whose translation MKVAEHRVNINGHLLHRLTMSPDEGVPIRMGALFYHGQGDYADRYPEVLAPFTERGVACVITDFPGHGHSPGRRGHGGDEALLNAVIRSSLALFDGMPYAVMGHSMGGLLAARHLVLAGQGQFRSPSMAWINAPLIQPTCGRPRSLVNAVQWLASWFPKITISTGVTSSMCRQKDEQGCVEQAGSMSRAGDVERSDRPLWHSRISLGWAKVLLDASDLLQSSCEDAPEDVRLLLTQGGDDPVCPASLSHAFFQRYPSRDESYKHYVTFDGGLHELFSDENREALTTELERWLDRVLAEIL comes from the coding sequence ATGAAGGTTGCCGAGCATCGAGTGAATATCAATGGACACCTCTTGCACCGGTTGACGATGTCGCCGGATGAGGGGGTGCCCATCCGGATGGGGGCACTTTTTTATCATGGCCAAGGGGACTATGCCGACCGATACCCCGAGGTGCTGGCACCTTTCACAGAGCGCGGGGTTGCATGTGTGATAACGGATTTTCCCGGTCACGGTCACAGTCCGGGGCGGCGAGGGCACGGTGGTGACGAAGCGTTGTTGAATGCCGTCATTCGGAGCAGTCTCGCATTGTTTGATGGAATGCCATACGCGGTGATGGGGCATTCCATGGGTGGTTTGTTAGCTGCAAGGCATTTGGTGCTCGCAGGACAAGGTCAGTTTCGATCTCCGAGCATGGCGTGGATCAATGCCCCGTTGATTCAACCGACCTGTGGTCGTCCCCGGAGTTTGGTGAATGCTGTTCAGTGGCTGGCTTCCTGGTTTCCCAAAATAACCATTTCCACCGGAGTGACGTCCTCGATGTGCCGCCAGAAGGATGAGCAAGGCTGCGTCGAGCAAGCAGGGAGCATGTCTAGGGCAGGGGATGTTGAGCGGTCGGATCGCCCTTTATGGCATAGTCGCATTTCGCTGGGCTGGGCGAAGGTCTTGCTTGATGCCAGTGATTTGCTGCAGTCGTCTTGTGAAGATGCACCAGAAGACGTTCGTTTGCTTTTGACCCAGGGGGGCGATGATCCTGTGTGTCCGGCCTCTCTTAGTCATGCCTTTTTCCAGCGTTATCCGTCCCGTGATGAATCATACAAACATTACGTCACCTTTGACGGTGGGCTGCATGAACTGTTTTCCGATGAGAACCGCGAGGCCTTGACGACGGAATTGGAACGTTGGTTAGATCGGGTGCTTGCAGAAATCCTTTGA